A stretch of DNA from Desulfosarcina ovata subsp. ovata:
CCGTAGGCACCGGTGCCGAGGGGTCGGTGAGGGGCGCTCGCATTATGCTCTCCACGAAAACGGCCAACCGGATCATCGCCGATGTGTATGCCGTTCGCAGCGACTTCTTCCAGGCCCATCGGGATCGGGTCGAAGCCTTCGTGCACGGTCTCTTGCTGGGCACCCAGGAACTCAAGGCACGTTTCGGACACAAGGAGAAGGACCTGTCCGCCTACCAGTCGCTGATTTCGACGTCGGCCGCCATCCTGCTTGACAGCGCCCAGGCCACCGCCGATGCCGAAGCCCTGTACGGGGATTGCGAGTTTGCCGGCTTCAGGGGCAACGTCCGATTTTTCGGCGATGAGAAATGGCCGCGCGGAATGAACCGGCTGGTGAATGAAATCCAATCCTCCTTCATCACCCTCGGCTTGCTTGGCCGCAATTCTCCTCTGGAACAGGCGCGGTGGAATTACGACTCCCTGCGTGAGGGCCTGACGGGGATCGACGATGTACCGGCACCCCGTTTCAAAACGGCTGCCGTGGCCCAGGTGGTGGCCCGTAAGCAGGCCATGGGAACCTTGGGTGAGGGGGAATTGTTCAGCCTGGAAATCAATTTCCAGCCCAATCAGAATGACTTCCCGGAAAACCTGTACGCCGATGGGTTTCGGCGGATCGTCGATCTGGCCTCGACTTATGGCGGTGCCGTGATCACGGTGGAGGGGCACAGCGACCCGCATAAATATCGTCGCCTGGAAAAGAAAGGGGCCACTCCCATTGAATTGAAGCGGACCCGGCAGGCGGCCAAGAATCTGAGCATGAACCGGTCCATTGCCGTTCGTGACAGTGTCATCCGGTTCGCAAAGGATGCGGGCGTTCCGCTGGATCAAAGTCAGTTCACGGTGATCGGACACGGGATCGACCAGCCAAAATACCCGCAGCCCCGGACCAAGGAAGAGTGGTTGAGCAACATGCGGGTGGTGTTCCGGATCATCCAGATCGAAGCCGAAGACGAGGCCTTTATTCCCCTGGACTGAAAGATGGGTCAACGGAGGACGAAAATGACGACCAAGCCGTTTTTTCTCTTTTTGGTGGTGTTGGCGCTTGCGCTGATCGGTTGCTCCGACGAGCCCCCGCCTCCCCCCCAGGCCGGTGCTGCGCATAAAATTCCCCAACCGGCCGCCCCCGCACCGCAGGCGCCGCCCCAGCCGGTCGCCCAATCGGCCAACTGGCCGTTCTTATCTGAGGAGGAGCCTGGCGGCGACCTGGCTGAAAATATGATGGCCAGGAACTACCTGCTGATTTTTGACGGATCCGGAAGCATGGACGACAGTGAGTGCTCCGGGGCAAGCCGGAAGATCGATGTGGCCAAAAAGTCGGTAATGGCCTGGTCCAAGAGCGTACCGGACGACGCCAATCTGGGGCTGTATGCCTTCCACAAGCGGGGGCTGCTGACCCTGCCGCTGGCCACCGGCAATCGTGATACCTTTATCCGGACGATCGGCCTGATCCAGGCTGGCGGCAAAACCCCCCTGTCCGACGCCATGATCCATGCGTATCAAACCTTTACCGAACAGGGACAACGCCAACTGGGCTATGGCGAATACACCATTGTGGTGGTTACGGACGGTTACGCCGATTCCAGCGAGCGACTCCGGAATGTGGTGGAAAAAATTCTGTCCACCTCGCCGATCACGATCTACAGCATCGGGTTTTGTATCGGCGAGCAACACGCCCTGAACCAGCCGGGTCGCACCATCTACAAGTCCGCGGACAATCCGGCGCAGCTGCAGCAGGGACTGCAAGCGGTCCTGGCGGAATCGGAATCCTTTGACGACGATGCGTTCTCCGAATAGCCGGCTGCCTGCCGCATCCCCATTCCAGCATGACGAGCGACAGGAGGTGTTGCCGGAATGAATCGAAATCTCGTGGGTGCCCTGCTCATGGTGGTCATCGTTGTCATTGGCGCCCTGGCGGTCAAATTTTTTCTGCCCTATTTTGAAAACAGCGAACAGCAGGCCACCACCGACGCAGCCAAAACCAAAGGCAAAATCGTCGTGGCCCTGGATAACTGGGTCGGCTACTTTATCCTGCGGTCGCCGGAGATGGAAGCGGCCATGCGCCGGGCCGGCTATATTCTCATCTGCGAAGACGACCAGGCCGATTATGGTCGCCGGATGGACCGGCTGAAAGCGGGCGATATCGATTTCGCCGTGGCCACCGTGGATTCATTCATTCTCAACGGGGCGACCCGCAACTTCCCCGGGGCCATGGTCATGGTCATCGACGAGTCCAAGGGCGGAGACGCCATCCTGGCCCGCAAAGACAAGGTGGCCGGCCTGGATGCACTCAAAGGGAGTGCGGATATCCGCGTGGCGTTCACTCCGAACAGCCCGAGCCATCATCTGGCCAAGGCGGCCGCCGATCACTTCAATGCACCGGAGCTGTTGCCGCGCGGTAAATTGCGCATCGAGACCAACGGCTCCCGCGATGCCGTGGATAAACTCCTGGCCGGTCAGACCGATGTGGCCGTCTGCTGGGAGCCCGATGTATCGCGTGCCCTGAACGATCCGGGCATCGTCAAACTGCTGGGTACCGAGGACACCGAGCGGCTGATCGTGGATATCCTGATCGCCGGACGCAAAACCCTCAAGAAGAGGCCGGAAGTGGTCCGGTTGCTGGTGGGCACCTACTTTCGGGTGCTGAAAAAATACCGTGACAATCCCGACCTACTCACCGACCAGGTCGAGTCCGCCACCGGGCTGGAGAAAGACGCCGTCGTGGCCATGCTCAAAGGCGTTCGGTGGGCCAACTTCGGTGATAATTGCGAAGCGTGGTTCGGCATTGCCGCACCGGGCCAGGTCGCCGACGAAGGGCTGGTGGACACCATTACGGCCAGCGCCCGGATTCTTGTGAATGCCGGCAATTTTCCCGAAAGCCCGATTCCGGATGACGACCCGTATCGATTGACCAACAGCCGCTTTCTGAGCACCCTCTTTGCCAAAGGCCTGACCGGTTCCTTCACCACGCCCGGCGGCAATAGTGGCGCTGCGGGGGTGGTCAGTTCGCTGGAGACGCCATTTTCCCCTTTGAGCGACAGCCAATGGCATGCATTGAAAACGGTGGGTACGCTGAAGGTCGATCCGATTGTATTTCAGCAGGGGACGTCGCAACTCGATGCGATGGCCAAAAGGGTGCTCGACGATGCGGTGGCGCGGCTGAAGCACTATCCCCATTTCCGGGTCATGATCAACGGGCATACGGACGTGCGCGGGAATGCCGGCGAGAACCAGCGGCTGTCCCGGGAGCGTGCCGATGCGGTGGCCCGCTACCTGAAGACGAACTACCACATCGATGCCAACCGACTGCGCGTCATCGGATACGGCGGCAGCCACCCCCTGCCGCAGGCCCCCGGGGAGTCCCGCCGGGCCTGGATGTATCGATTGCCCCGGGTGGAAATGGTGTTGGCGCGGGAAGACTACTAATTTTGCTCAGTGCAGGTAACATGACAGACGAACCATCCACCCGTCCGGGTTCAGGGCCGCCGGATACCAGTGACTATCTTCCCGCCGCCATCCAGAAGGCCGTGGTCCGGACCGGTCTGGCCCACCCCGTCACCATTTACGCCATTGCCCTGGGTGTCAGCGTCGGTGTGGTGGGAAGCCTGTTCGATATTCCGGTACTTCTGGGGGCGGCCGTCGGGTTGACGCTGCTTGGCCCGGCGTGGGCCGTGCTGCAGATCTTTTTCAGACATGAGGCCATCGGCAGCCGCTACCTTGAATCGCTTCACCACAGACAGAAACAGTACGAACGCCGCCTGATCGGCAGAATCGAAGATGGATTGCGGTCGTGCATCACGGTGGACGGACTAGAGCGCGCCGCCAACACGGGAATCGCCCAACTCAAAAACATCCAGATCAAGCTGGACAATGTCAAGGCGCTTCTGGGGCAGAAGCTCAGGCCCGGAGAAATC
This window harbors:
- a CDS encoding vWA domain-containing protein — encoded protein: MTTKPFFLFLVVLALALIGCSDEPPPPPQAGAAHKIPQPAAPAPQAPPQPVAQSANWPFLSEEEPGGDLAENMMARNYLLIFDGSGSMDDSECSGASRKIDVAKKSVMAWSKSVPDDANLGLYAFHKRGLLTLPLATGNRDTFIRTIGLIQAGGKTPLSDAMIHAYQTFTEQGQRQLGYGEYTIVVVTDGYADSSERLRNVVEKILSTSPITIYSIGFCIGEQHALNQPGRTIYKSADNPAQLQQGLQAVLAESESFDDDAFSE
- a CDS encoding ABC transporter substrate-binding protein, with protein sequence MKPMRCKRVCRCLLNSLVCMLLCWSMAAAIQSPPLVTEIKTAVGEVKPGKSITVPLITWGGDMATILANGNSAKTAAGSIFAKQGLALNLVRQDDFKKQIDAFMRGESPFLRGTMGMINLAAEVLNQDPRTRPVVVYQLTWSNGGDCLVVKSGIRSARDLKGKTVAIQAYGPHVDYLAKILKDAGLSLTDIDIRWTRDLSGTADTPAEAIFEKDVDAAFVIIPDGLMLTSNGTVGTGAEGSVRGARIMLSTKTANRIIADVYAVRSDFFQAHRDRVEAFVHGLLLGTQELKARFGHKEKDLSAYQSLISTSAAILLDSAQATADAEALYGDCEFAGFRGNVRFFGDEKWPRGMNRLVNEIQSSFITLGLLGRNSPLEQARWNYDSLREGLTGIDDVPAPRFKTAAVAQVVARKQAMGTLGEGELFSLEINFQPNQNDFPENLYADGFRRIVDLASTYGGAVITVEGHSDPHKYRRLEKKGATPIELKRTRQAAKNLSMNRSIAVRDSVIRFAKDAGVPLDQSQFTVIGHGIDQPKYPQPRTKEEWLSNMRVVFRIIQIEAEDEAFIPLD
- a CDS encoding phosphate ABC transporter substrate-binding/OmpA family protein, which gives rise to MNRNLVGALLMVVIVVIGALAVKFFLPYFENSEQQATTDAAKTKGKIVVALDNWVGYFILRSPEMEAAMRRAGYILICEDDQADYGRRMDRLKAGDIDFAVATVDSFILNGATRNFPGAMVMVIDESKGGDAILARKDKVAGLDALKGSADIRVAFTPNSPSHHLAKAAADHFNAPELLPRGKLRIETNGSRDAVDKLLAGQTDVAVCWEPDVSRALNDPGIVKLLGTEDTERLIVDILIAGRKTLKKRPEVVRLLVGTYFRVLKKYRDNPDLLTDQVESATGLEKDAVVAMLKGVRWANFGDNCEAWFGIAAPGQVADEGLVDTITASARILVNAGNFPESPIPDDDPYRLTNSRFLSTLFAKGLTGSFTTPGGNSGAAGVVSSLETPFSPLSDSQWHALKTVGTLKVDPIVFQQGTSQLDAMAKRVLDDAVARLKHYPHFRVMINGHTDVRGNAGENQRLSRERADAVARYLKTNYHIDANRLRVIGYGGSHPLPQAPGESRRAWMYRLPRVEMVLAREDY